The Brenneria rubrifaciens genome has a window encoding:
- a CDS encoding LysR family transcriptional regulator, with translation MQSLNLRQIEVFRAVMITGSINGAAQLLYVSQPAVSRMLSHTEARIGFQLFERVKGRLYPSPEARCLFTDVEMVYRDIQRVNTTLHNLVQQRHGVLRIASSPSLGHQLVPDAIAAFRRCNEAILVSLECLRHVLLRDRLLDQQADFGISLFPIDHPNLRAIPLSYIRVLVVCPVDHSLTRVPANELPEALADTAFIGYAVDTPFHSFMNQAFERVGLPYRPSIDVDSPHHACALVKNGTGFSVVDEISFRASGAEQMAVLPLLNEERLTISLVHLRREPLAQFAQVFVEHLRSTLEDGGFHLFNLD, from the coding sequence ATGCAATCGCTGAATCTGCGTCAAATCGAAGTCTTTCGGGCGGTCATGATCACAGGTTCGATCAACGGCGCCGCGCAACTTCTGTATGTGTCTCAGCCGGCGGTCAGCCGGATGCTCTCCCATACTGAGGCGCGAATTGGCTTTCAACTGTTTGAGCGGGTTAAGGGGAGGCTGTATCCATCTCCAGAGGCGAGATGTCTTTTCACCGATGTTGAAATGGTCTATCGCGATATTCAACGGGTCAACACCACATTGCACAATCTGGTTCAGCAGCGTCATGGCGTGCTGCGTATCGCCAGTAGCCCTAGTCTGGGGCACCAACTGGTGCCGGATGCCATCGCTGCTTTCCGACGGTGCAACGAAGCCATCCTCGTCAGCCTGGAATGTCTGCGCCATGTTTTGTTGCGCGACCGTCTGCTTGATCAGCAGGCCGACTTCGGTATCTCGCTGTTCCCTATCGATCACCCCAATTTGCGTGCCATTCCTCTGAGCTATATCCGGGTGCTGGTGGTATGCCCGGTAGACCATTCGCTGACCCGCGTTCCGGCAAACGAGTTGCCTGAGGCGTTGGCGGATACAGCGTTCATCGGTTACGCAGTGGATACCCCGTTTCACAGTTTCATGAACCAGGCTTTCGAACGCGTGGGCCTGCCATATCGCCCCAGCATTGATGTCGATTCTCCCCACCACGCCTGCGCGCTGGTTAAAAACGGCACTGGTTTTTCCGTCGTCGATGAAATTTCTTTCCGGGCGTCGGGTGCGGAGCAGATGGCAGTGTTGCCGCTCCTCAACGAAGAACGCCTGACCATCAGTCTTGTGCACCTGCGGCGTGAACCTCTGGCGCAATTTGCGCAGGTATTCGTCGAACATCTGCGCAGCACGCTGGAGGACGGTGGCTTTCACCTGTTCAATCTTGATTAA
- a CDS encoding ABC transporter substrate-binding protein: protein MKKFLSRSLIACLLLPFGLSAAMSASSALAAEKTLNAVMSSSLRVLDPIATTAQITRNHGYMIYDTLIAMDENFVPRPQMADWTVSPDGLTYTFTLRDGLLWHDGKPVTAADCVASLKRWARYDVGGQLMMKYTAGITATNDKTITLTLAKPFGYVLQLLAKPSSVAAFMMPERVANTPDGKMITDYIGSGPYKFVASEFDPGNRVVYEKFQQYVPRQEPASGTAGGKVVNVERVTWINMPDRMTAINALSSGDIDFIEQLPIDLLPMVQANPELKSGVLSKLGAMTGGRMNFLYPPFNNPDIRRAALLAMNQKDVLDALVGNPEYFKLCASVFGCGTTLETQAGGESLLNGGNLEAAKALLKKAGYDGTPVVIMQPTDVPSQAPQPVVVAQALRKAGFKVDLQPMDWQTLVSRRANQNPPAQGGWNLFFTYWNAETIWNPVVNPMLDGGGREGAWFGWPTDPKMNELRVDFATATDPDRQKAIAVEIQTRAMEQVSYIPLGQFYDVAVWSSRISHLMTGPSTVFWNVEKSD, encoded by the coding sequence ATGAAAAAATTCCTATCCCGTTCTTTGATCGCCTGTCTGTTGTTGCCGTTCGGCCTGAGCGCGGCCATGTCCGCCTCATCCGCCCTGGCCGCGGAGAAAACCCTGAATGCGGTGATGTCGTCCTCCCTGCGCGTGCTTGATCCGATCGCGACGACGGCGCAGATCACCCGCAACCACGGTTACATGATTTACGATACCCTGATCGCCATGGACGAGAATTTCGTTCCCCGGCCGCAAATGGCCGACTGGACCGTTTCGCCAGACGGCCTGACCTACACTTTTACGCTGCGTGACGGTCTGCTTTGGCATGACGGCAAGCCCGTCACCGCTGCGGATTGCGTCGCCTCACTCAAGCGTTGGGCGCGGTACGACGTCGGCGGTCAATTGATGATGAAGTATACCGCCGGCATTACCGCCACCAACGACAAAACCATCACCTTGACGCTGGCCAAACCTTTCGGCTATGTCCTGCAACTGTTGGCCAAGCCTTCGTCGGTCGCGGCGTTCATGATGCCGGAGCGGGTTGCCAACACACCGGACGGCAAAATGATTACCGACTACATCGGTTCCGGCCCGTATAAGTTTGTCGCCAGCGAGTTCGATCCCGGCAATCGCGTTGTCTACGAGAAATTTCAGCAATATGTGCCGCGTCAGGAACCGGCGAGCGGCACCGCGGGCGGCAAAGTGGTTAACGTCGAACGCGTAACATGGATCAATATGCCGGACCGAATGACGGCGATCAACGCGCTGTCCTCCGGCGACATTGATTTTATCGAACAGTTGCCGATCGATTTGCTGCCGATGGTGCAGGCCAATCCCGAACTCAAGTCCGGGGTTCTGAGCAAGTTGGGGGCGATGACCGGCGGACGGATGAACTTCCTGTACCCGCCGTTCAATAACCCGGACATCCGTCGCGCCGCTCTGCTGGCGATGAACCAGAAAGACGTGCTCGACGCGCTGGTAGGCAACCCGGAGTACTTCAAGCTGTGCGCCTCCGTATTCGGCTGCGGCACGACGCTGGAGACGCAGGCAGGCGGCGAGTCGCTGCTTAACGGCGGCAATCTGGAAGCGGCCAAAGCCCTGTTGAAGAAGGCCGGCTATGACGGCACGCCGGTGGTGATCATGCAACCGACCGACGTACCGAGTCAGGCGCCGCAACCGGTGGTGGTGGCTCAGGCTTTGCGCAAGGCGGGCTTTAAGGTCGATCTGCAACCTATGGACTGGCAGACCCTGGTGTCGCGCCGGGCCAACCAAAATCCACCCGCGCAGGGCGGCTGGAACCTGTTCTTCACCTATTGGAACGCTGAAACCATCTGGAATCCGGTGGTCAATCCGATGCTTGATGGCGGCGGGCGGGAGGGCGCCTGGTTTGGCTGGCCGACCGATCCGAAGATGAACGAACTGCGGGTGGATTTCGCTACCGCCACCGATCCGGACAGACAGAAAGCGATCGCGGTGGAGATTCAGACGCGCGCGATGGAGCAGGTCAGCTATATCCCGTTGGGCCAGTTCTATGACGTGGCGGTCTGGAGCAGCCGTATCAGTCATTTGATGACCGGGCCGTCCACGGTGTTCTGGAACGTTGAAAAAAGCGACTGA
- a CDS encoding N-carbamoyl-D-amino-acid hydrolase, producing MREIVIGGAQLGAIQKSDSRESVVRRMLALLDQARRQACELVVFPELALTTFFPRWYMEDQREVDTWFEREMPNDVTRPLFDFSRRYEIAITFGYAELTPDGRHYNTSILTNRQGNIIGKYRKVHLPGHVEFDIDRDFQHLEKRYFEPGDLGFPTWETQDAVVGMCICNDRRWPETYRVMGLQGVELITLGYNTPSVNAQNSGEGEAQRLFHSELCMQAGAYQNATWVVGVAKAGIEDGYPLMGGSVIVDPNGFVVARAKGQGDELIVHRCDMDLCHFGKSTIFDFARHRRIEHYGIITRQTGVKRP from the coding sequence ATGCGCGAAATCGTTATCGGCGGCGCCCAGTTGGGGGCAATCCAAAAAAGCGACTCAAGAGAAAGTGTCGTCCGGCGCATGCTGGCGTTACTGGATCAGGCCCGGCGGCAAGCGTGCGAGCTTGTCGTATTTCCCGAACTGGCCCTGACCACCTTCTTTCCACGCTGGTATATGGAAGATCAGCGGGAAGTGGATACCTGGTTCGAGCGCGAGATGCCCAATGATGTGACGCGTCCGCTGTTCGATTTTTCCCGCCGGTATGAAATCGCCATCACTTTCGGTTACGCCGAACTCACCCCTGATGGTCGCCATTACAACACCTCGATCCTCACCAATCGCCAGGGCAACATCATAGGAAAATACCGCAAGGTGCATCTGCCGGGGCATGTGGAGTTCGATATTGATCGGGACTTTCAGCACCTCGAAAAGCGCTATTTTGAACCGGGCGACCTGGGTTTTCCGACCTGGGAAACCCAGGATGCCGTGGTGGGCATGTGCATTTGCAATGACCGCCGCTGGCCGGAGACTTATCGCGTCATGGGGCTACAGGGCGTTGAACTGATCACACTGGGATACAACACGCCGTCGGTAAACGCGCAGAATAGCGGCGAAGGCGAAGCGCAGCGGCTGTTCCATTCCGAACTGTGCATGCAGGCCGGCGCGTACCAGAACGCCACCTGGGTGGTCGGCGTGGCTAAGGCCGGGATCGAAGACGGTTATCCACTGATGGGCGGCAGCGTGATCGTCGATCCCAATGGCTTCGTGGTGGCCAGGGCGAAGGGACAGGGCGATGAACTGATCGTTCACCGCTGCGACATGGATCTGTGCCATTTCGGCAAAAGCACCATTTTTGACTTCGCGCGTCACCGGCGTATCGAGCACTACGGCATCATCACCCGCCAGACCGGTGTTAAACGTCCCTAA